The proteins below come from a single Magallana gigas chromosome 10, xbMagGiga1.1, whole genome shotgun sequence genomic window:
- the LOC117683412 gene encoding uncharacterized protein isoform X5: protein MPYANNRLWLQRTFVLLITLGLAAVLFQYNTRHIKTSQHISSVEKLNTDGPCNEKINLSICANKTLYKIEDMLETDDKKKVVRAAQKISSKYGMVMMTFMNKAFVPFLTNWMCHTKSMVDYSQVLVLVTDKAVHSEITAKYPSLTVMFLSIFKDINTKQRYCSAGFMRIGIYRTRVVNWIIQENIPVFLFELDAMWKSNPIPFVTSKKEYDLTIIPTYEKSFELAIGFYYARNTTRLKQFWMELDRRLDSLMTMFSCLDNEEHVRAKDNDQIVLKELIIEHYGNVIVYFLPLTRFLDGKWYFKPNEDQLKNAFILNFNFVIGVDEKIQRAKKFGHWFVADDNVTCISHMNNTSPQKLALKNKQEIVIKRSNDSFG from the exons atgcCATATGCAAACAAT CGTCTATGGTTGCAAAGAACCTTCGTATTGCTGATAACTCTTGGATTAGCTGCTGTCCTGTTTCAGTATAACACTAGGCATATAAAAACTAGCCAGCACATATCTTCAGTAGAGAAATTAAACACAGATGGACCTTGCAACGAAAAGATAAATCTGTCAATTTGTGCAAACAAAACACTATACAAAATTGAAGACATGTTGGAAACTGATGACAAAAAGAAAGTTGTTCGTGCAGCccagaaaatttcaagcaaATACGGAATGGTTATGATGACGTTTATGAACAAAGCTTTTGTTCCCTTTCTTACAAACTGGATGTGCCATACCAAAAGCATGGTGGATTACTCTCAGGTTCTAGTTCTAGTTACAGATAAAGCAGTTCACAGTGAAATAACCGCCAAGTATCCCTCGCTCACTGTTATGTTCCTGAGTATATTCAAAGACATTAATACTAAGCAAAGGTACTGTTCCGCCGGTTTTATGCGCATTGGTATCTATAGAACCAGGGTGGTGAATTGGATTATACAAGAAAACATTCCAGTTTTTCTTTTCGAATTGGATGCTATGTGGAAGAGTAACCCCATACCATTTGTGACAAGCAAGAAGGAATATGATTTAACGATTATACCAACCTATGAGAAATCTTTCGAATTAGCGATTGGGTTTTACTATGCGAGGAATACGACTCGGTTAAAACAGTTCTGGATGGAGCTCGATCGTCGACTGGACTCACTAATGACCATGTTCTCATGTTTAGACAATGAAGAGCATGTTCGAGCCAAAGACAATGATCAGATAGTGTTGAAGGAACTTATCATAGAACATTACGGCAATGTTATTGTCTACTTTTTACCACTGACGCGATTTCTTGATGGAAAGTGGTACTTTAAACCAAATGAGGACCAGCTGAAAAACGCTTTTATTCTTAACTTCAACTTCGTCATCGgagttgatgaaaaaatacaaaggGCAAAAAAATTCGGACACTGGTTTGTCGCAGAtgataatgttacatgtattagtcATATGAATAATACTTCACCACAAAAACTTGCATTGAAGAACAAGCAGGAAATAGTTATCAAACGATCAAATGATTCCTTTGggtga
- the LOC117683412 gene encoding uncharacterized protein isoform X3 translates to MPYANNVRKITYDCRYEKRVLKRLWLQRTFVLLITLGLAAVLFQYNTRHIKTSQHISSVEKLNTDGPCNEKINLSICANKTLYKIEDMLETDDKKKVVRAAQKISSKYGMVMMTFMNKAFVPFLTNWMCHTKSMVDYSQVLVLVTDKAVHSEITAKYPSLTVMFLSIFKDINTKQRYCSAGFMRIGIYRTRVVNWIIQENIPVFLFELDAMWKSNPIPFVTSKKEYDLTIIPTYEKSFELAIGFYYARNTTRLKQFWMELDRRLDSLMTMFSCLDNEEHVRAKDNDQIVLKELIIEHYGNVIVYFLPLTRFLDGKWYFKPNEDQLKNAFILNFNFVIGVDEKIQRAKKFGHWFVADDNVTCISHMNNTSPQKLALKNKQEIVIKRSNDSFG, encoded by the exons atgcCATATGCAAACAATGTTAGAAAAATAACATATGACTGCCGTTATGAGAAAAGGGTCCTTAAG CGTCTATGGTTGCAAAGAACCTTCGTATTGCTGATAACTCTTGGATTAGCTGCTGTCCTGTTTCAGTATAACACTAGGCATATAAAAACTAGCCAGCACATATCTTCAGTAGAGAAATTAAACACAGATGGACCTTGCAACGAAAAGATAAATCTGTCAATTTGTGCAAACAAAACACTATACAAAATTGAAGACATGTTGGAAACTGATGACAAAAAGAAAGTTGTTCGTGCAGCccagaaaatttcaagcaaATACGGAATGGTTATGATGACGTTTATGAACAAAGCTTTTGTTCCCTTTCTTACAAACTGGATGTGCCATACCAAAAGCATGGTGGATTACTCTCAGGTTCTAGTTCTAGTTACAGATAAAGCAGTTCACAGTGAAATAACCGCCAAGTATCCCTCGCTCACTGTTATGTTCCTGAGTATATTCAAAGACATTAATACTAAGCAAAGGTACTGTTCCGCCGGTTTTATGCGCATTGGTATCTATAGAACCAGGGTGGTGAATTGGATTATACAAGAAAACATTCCAGTTTTTCTTTTCGAATTGGATGCTATGTGGAAGAGTAACCCCATACCATTTGTGACAAGCAAGAAGGAATATGATTTAACGATTATACCAACCTATGAGAAATCTTTCGAATTAGCGATTGGGTTTTACTATGCGAGGAATACGACTCGGTTAAAACAGTTCTGGATGGAGCTCGATCGTCGACTGGACTCACTAATGACCATGTTCTCATGTTTAGACAATGAAGAGCATGTTCGAGCCAAAGACAATGATCAGATAGTGTTGAAGGAACTTATCATAGAACATTACGGCAATGTTATTGTCTACTTTTTACCACTGACGCGATTTCTTGATGGAAAGTGGTACTTTAAACCAAATGAGGACCAGCTGAAAAACGCTTTTATTCTTAACTTCAACTTCGTCATCGgagttgatgaaaaaatacaaaggGCAAAAAAATTCGGACACTGGTTTGTCGCAGAtgataatgttacatgtattagtcATATGAATAATACTTCACCACAAAAACTTGCATTGAAGAACAAGCAGGAAATAGTTATCAAACGATCAAATGATTCCTTTGggtga
- the LOC117683412 gene encoding uncharacterized protein isoform X2 — protein MLYRGLNRLSQVTENLDFASKAHPHATSKTITFSTVKQKKMPYANNRLWLQRTFVLLITLGLAAVLFQYNTRHIKTSQHISSVEKLNTDGPCNEKINLSICANKTLYKIEDMLETDDKKKVVRAAQKISSKYGMVMMTFMNKAFVPFLTNWMCHTKSMVDYSQVLVLVTDKAVHSEITAKYPSLTVMFLSIFKDINTKQRYCSAGFMRIGIYRTRVVNWIIQENIPVFLFELDAMWKSNPIPFVTSKKEYDLTIIPTYEKSFELAIGFYYARNTTRLKQFWMELDRRLDSLMTMFSCLDNEEHVRAKDNDQIVLKELIIEHYGNVIVYFLPLTRFLDGKWYFKPNEDQLKNAFILNFNFVIGVDEKIQRAKKFGHWFVADDNVTCISHMNNTSPQKLALKNKQEIVIKRSNDSFG, from the exons CAGAGAACTTGGACTTTGCATCGAAGGCTCATCCCCACGCTACATCTAAGACTATCACGTTCTCCACAgtaaaacagaagaaaatgcCATATGCAAACAAT CGTCTATGGTTGCAAAGAACCTTCGTATTGCTGATAACTCTTGGATTAGCTGCTGTCCTGTTTCAGTATAACACTAGGCATATAAAAACTAGCCAGCACATATCTTCAGTAGAGAAATTAAACACAGATGGACCTTGCAACGAAAAGATAAATCTGTCAATTTGTGCAAACAAAACACTATACAAAATTGAAGACATGTTGGAAACTGATGACAAAAAGAAAGTTGTTCGTGCAGCccagaaaatttcaagcaaATACGGAATGGTTATGATGACGTTTATGAACAAAGCTTTTGTTCCCTTTCTTACAAACTGGATGTGCCATACCAAAAGCATGGTGGATTACTCTCAGGTTCTAGTTCTAGTTACAGATAAAGCAGTTCACAGTGAAATAACCGCCAAGTATCCCTCGCTCACTGTTATGTTCCTGAGTATATTCAAAGACATTAATACTAAGCAAAGGTACTGTTCCGCCGGTTTTATGCGCATTGGTATCTATAGAACCAGGGTGGTGAATTGGATTATACAAGAAAACATTCCAGTTTTTCTTTTCGAATTGGATGCTATGTGGAAGAGTAACCCCATACCATTTGTGACAAGCAAGAAGGAATATGATTTAACGATTATACCAACCTATGAGAAATCTTTCGAATTAGCGATTGGGTTTTACTATGCGAGGAATACGACTCGGTTAAAACAGTTCTGGATGGAGCTCGATCGTCGACTGGACTCACTAATGACCATGTTCTCATGTTTAGACAATGAAGAGCATGTTCGAGCCAAAGACAATGATCAGATAGTGTTGAAGGAACTTATCATAGAACATTACGGCAATGTTATTGTCTACTTTTTACCACTGACGCGATTTCTTGATGGAAAGTGGTACTTTAAACCAAATGAGGACCAGCTGAAAAACGCTTTTATTCTTAACTTCAACTTCGTCATCGgagttgatgaaaaaatacaaaggGCAAAAAAATTCGGACACTGGTTTGTCGCAGAtgataatgttacatgtattagtcATATGAATAATACTTCACCACAAAAACTTGCATTGAAGAACAAGCAGGAAATAGTTATCAAACGATCAAATGATTCCTTTGggtga
- the LOC117683412 gene encoding uncharacterized protein isoform X1: MLYRGLNRLSQVTENLDFASKAHPHATSKTITFSTVKQKKMPYANNVRKITYDCRYEKRVLKRLWLQRTFVLLITLGLAAVLFQYNTRHIKTSQHISSVEKLNTDGPCNEKINLSICANKTLYKIEDMLETDDKKKVVRAAQKISSKYGMVMMTFMNKAFVPFLTNWMCHTKSMVDYSQVLVLVTDKAVHSEITAKYPSLTVMFLSIFKDINTKQRYCSAGFMRIGIYRTRVVNWIIQENIPVFLFELDAMWKSNPIPFVTSKKEYDLTIIPTYEKSFELAIGFYYARNTTRLKQFWMELDRRLDSLMTMFSCLDNEEHVRAKDNDQIVLKELIIEHYGNVIVYFLPLTRFLDGKWYFKPNEDQLKNAFILNFNFVIGVDEKIQRAKKFGHWFVADDNVTCISHMNNTSPQKLALKNKQEIVIKRSNDSFG; this comes from the exons CAGAGAACTTGGACTTTGCATCGAAGGCTCATCCCCACGCTACATCTAAGACTATCACGTTCTCCACAgtaaaacagaagaaaatgcCATATGCAAACAATGTTAGAAAAATAACATATGACTGCCGTTATGAGAAAAGGGTCCTTAAG CGTCTATGGTTGCAAAGAACCTTCGTATTGCTGATAACTCTTGGATTAGCTGCTGTCCTGTTTCAGTATAACACTAGGCATATAAAAACTAGCCAGCACATATCTTCAGTAGAGAAATTAAACACAGATGGACCTTGCAACGAAAAGATAAATCTGTCAATTTGTGCAAACAAAACACTATACAAAATTGAAGACATGTTGGAAACTGATGACAAAAAGAAAGTTGTTCGTGCAGCccagaaaatttcaagcaaATACGGAATGGTTATGATGACGTTTATGAACAAAGCTTTTGTTCCCTTTCTTACAAACTGGATGTGCCATACCAAAAGCATGGTGGATTACTCTCAGGTTCTAGTTCTAGTTACAGATAAAGCAGTTCACAGTGAAATAACCGCCAAGTATCCCTCGCTCACTGTTATGTTCCTGAGTATATTCAAAGACATTAATACTAAGCAAAGGTACTGTTCCGCCGGTTTTATGCGCATTGGTATCTATAGAACCAGGGTGGTGAATTGGATTATACAAGAAAACATTCCAGTTTTTCTTTTCGAATTGGATGCTATGTGGAAGAGTAACCCCATACCATTTGTGACAAGCAAGAAGGAATATGATTTAACGATTATACCAACCTATGAGAAATCTTTCGAATTAGCGATTGGGTTTTACTATGCGAGGAATACGACTCGGTTAAAACAGTTCTGGATGGAGCTCGATCGTCGACTGGACTCACTAATGACCATGTTCTCATGTTTAGACAATGAAGAGCATGTTCGAGCCAAAGACAATGATCAGATAGTGTTGAAGGAACTTATCATAGAACATTACGGCAATGTTATTGTCTACTTTTTACCACTGACGCGATTTCTTGATGGAAAGTGGTACTTTAAACCAAATGAGGACCAGCTGAAAAACGCTTTTATTCTTAACTTCAACTTCGTCATCGgagttgatgaaaaaatacaaaggGCAAAAAAATTCGGACACTGGTTTGTCGCAGAtgataatgttacatgtattagtcATATGAATAATACTTCACCACAAAAACTTGCATTGAAGAACAAGCAGGAAATAGTTATCAAACGATCAAATGATTCCTTTGggtga
- the LOC117683412 gene encoding uncharacterized protein isoform X4, producing the protein MLYRGLNRLSQRLWLQRTFVLLITLGLAAVLFQYNTRHIKTSQHISSVEKLNTDGPCNEKINLSICANKTLYKIEDMLETDDKKKVVRAAQKISSKYGMVMMTFMNKAFVPFLTNWMCHTKSMVDYSQVLVLVTDKAVHSEITAKYPSLTVMFLSIFKDINTKQRYCSAGFMRIGIYRTRVVNWIIQENIPVFLFELDAMWKSNPIPFVTSKKEYDLTIIPTYEKSFELAIGFYYARNTTRLKQFWMELDRRLDSLMTMFSCLDNEEHVRAKDNDQIVLKELIIEHYGNVIVYFLPLTRFLDGKWYFKPNEDQLKNAFILNFNFVIGVDEKIQRAKKFGHWFVADDNVTCISHMNNTSPQKLALKNKQEIVIKRSNDSFG; encoded by the coding sequence CGTCTATGGTTGCAAAGAACCTTCGTATTGCTGATAACTCTTGGATTAGCTGCTGTCCTGTTTCAGTATAACACTAGGCATATAAAAACTAGCCAGCACATATCTTCAGTAGAGAAATTAAACACAGATGGACCTTGCAACGAAAAGATAAATCTGTCAATTTGTGCAAACAAAACACTATACAAAATTGAAGACATGTTGGAAACTGATGACAAAAAGAAAGTTGTTCGTGCAGCccagaaaatttcaagcaaATACGGAATGGTTATGATGACGTTTATGAACAAAGCTTTTGTTCCCTTTCTTACAAACTGGATGTGCCATACCAAAAGCATGGTGGATTACTCTCAGGTTCTAGTTCTAGTTACAGATAAAGCAGTTCACAGTGAAATAACCGCCAAGTATCCCTCGCTCACTGTTATGTTCCTGAGTATATTCAAAGACATTAATACTAAGCAAAGGTACTGTTCCGCCGGTTTTATGCGCATTGGTATCTATAGAACCAGGGTGGTGAATTGGATTATACAAGAAAACATTCCAGTTTTTCTTTTCGAATTGGATGCTATGTGGAAGAGTAACCCCATACCATTTGTGACAAGCAAGAAGGAATATGATTTAACGATTATACCAACCTATGAGAAATCTTTCGAATTAGCGATTGGGTTTTACTATGCGAGGAATACGACTCGGTTAAAACAGTTCTGGATGGAGCTCGATCGTCGACTGGACTCACTAATGACCATGTTCTCATGTTTAGACAATGAAGAGCATGTTCGAGCCAAAGACAATGATCAGATAGTGTTGAAGGAACTTATCATAGAACATTACGGCAATGTTATTGTCTACTTTTTACCACTGACGCGATTTCTTGATGGAAAGTGGTACTTTAAACCAAATGAGGACCAGCTGAAAAACGCTTTTATTCTTAACTTCAACTTCGTCATCGgagttgatgaaaaaatacaaaggGCAAAAAAATTCGGACACTGGTTTGTCGCAGAtgataatgttacatgtattagtcATATGAATAATACTTCACCACAAAAACTTGCATTGAAGAACAAGCAGGAAATAGTTATCAAACGATCAAATGATTCCTTTGggtga